A genomic region of Acidobacteriota bacterium contains the following coding sequences:
- the typA gene encoding translational GTPase TypA, with product MIATEKIRNIAIIAHVDHGKTTLVDAMLAQSGTHRDNETVVDRVMDSMDLERERGITIMAKNTSVRYGDYKINILDTPGHADFGGEVERVLKMVDGIVLLVDAAEGCLPQTRFVLRKALELKLPCIALVNKIDRQDSRPEEVLDEIYDLFIDLGANDQQIEFPVLYSISRDGIAKKNLADESKNLIPLFDQVIETIPAPHALRDDSLQLLVANIDYNPFVGRLAIGRIFSGSIAKNQEVTVAKRDGTFVKTRVKELFVFEGLERTTVAEAGTGEIVALAGFDDIEIGETITSTDNPKPLPLINVDEPTIAMIFGVNTSPFSGIDGKFVTSRQIKERLDRELLGNVALRVEQTEAAEQFKVSGRGELQLAILIEMMRREGYEVQVSKPEVITKKDEKTGETLEPIELVVIDVPDEFIGVVTEAMGRRKGQMTKMVNNGSGRVRLEFEVPSRGLIGFRGEFLTETKGTGLLNTLFLRFDKHQGEMKSRQTGSLVSDRMGETNTYALYNLQERGVLFVKPQIKVYEGMIVGENARAVDLDVNPIKEKKLSNMRTTSADEAMRLVPQREMSLERALEFIADDELIEVTPKAIRLRKRVLKANERPKK from the coding sequence ATGATAGCTACAGAGAAAATACGCAATATCGCAATTATCGCTCACGTTGACCATGGCAAGACCACGCTTGTCGATGCGATGTTGGCTCAATCAGGTACGCACCGCGACAACGAGACGGTCGTAGACCGCGTGATGGATTCGATGGATCTCGAACGCGAGCGCGGCATCACGATCATGGCGAAAAACACGTCAGTTCGTTATGGTGACTACAAAATTAACATCCTTGACACACCGGGCCACGCCGATTTCGGCGGTGAGGTCGAGCGTGTTTTGAAAATGGTCGACGGAATTGTGCTGCTCGTCGACGCCGCCGAGGGCTGTCTACCGCAGACGCGTTTCGTATTGCGAAAGGCCCTCGAACTAAAACTTCCCTGCATCGCGTTGGTAAACAAGATCGACCGCCAAGACTCGCGTCCGGAGGAGGTTTTGGATGAGATCTACGACCTCTTTATCGATCTCGGAGCCAATGATCAGCAGATCGAGTTCCCTGTTCTTTATTCGATCTCGCGTGACGGCATCGCCAAAAAGAATCTTGCGGATGAATCGAAAAATCTGATCCCGCTATTCGATCAAGTGATCGAGACGATCCCTGCTCCGCACGCTCTGCGTGACGACTCGCTGCAATTGCTGGTCGCAAATATCGATTACAATCCGTTTGTCGGACGCCTTGCGATCGGTCGTATTTTCTCGGGCTCGATCGCCAAGAATCAGGAAGTAACGGTCGCAAAACGCGACGGCACATTTGTTAAAACTCGCGTCAAGGAACTCTTCGTTTTTGAGGGTCTCGAACGCACGACCGTCGCCGAAGCGGGAACCGGCGAGATCGTCGCCCTCGCTGGATTTGACGATATTGAGATCGGCGAGACGATCACCTCGACCGACAATCCAAAACCCTTGCCGCTTATCAACGTTGACGAACCGACGATCGCGATGATCTTCGGCGTGAATACCTCGCCGTTCTCAGGCATCGACGGCAAATTCGTCACCTCGCGTCAGATCAAGGAGCGACTCGACCGCGAATTGCTCGGAAACGTCGCACTGCGTGTCGAACAGACCGAGGCAGCTGAGCAATTCAAGGTCTCAGGCCGCGGTGAGCTTCAGCTCGCGATCTTGATCGAAATGATGCGTCGCGAGGGCTATGAGGTTCAGGTCTCAAAGCCTGAGGTAATCACCAAAAAAGACGAGAAAACCGGTGAAACGCTCGAACCGATCGAGCTCGTCGTCATCGACGTGCCCGACGAATTTATCGGCGTTGTCACCGAAGCCATGGGCCGCCGCAAGGGTCAAATGACCAAGATGGTCAATAACGGCTCGGGCCGTGTGCGTTTGGAATTTGAAGTGCCGTCACGCGGCTTGATCGGTTTCCGAGGCGAGTTCTTGACGGAAACCAAGGGAACGGGATTGCTCAATACGCTCTTCCTGCGTTTCGACAAACATCAGGGCGAGATGAAGTCGCGTCAGACCGGCTCGCTCGTCAGCGACCGAATGGGCGAGACTAACACATACGCACTTTATAACTTGCAAGAACGCGGCGTGCTCTTCGTCAAGCCGCAGATCAAGGTCTACGAAGGCATGATCGTCGGCGAGAACGCTCGTGCGGTCGACCTCGACGTTAACCCGATCAAAGAGAAGAAGCTCTCGAACATGCGTACAACCTCTGCCGACGAAGCCATGCGCCTCGTCCCCCAACGCGAAATGTCCCTCGAACGCGCCCTCGAATTCATCGCCGACGACGAACTGATCGAGGTAACTCCGAAAGCAATTCGTTTGAGAAAACGAGTTTTGAAAGCAAACGAAAGACCTAAGAAATAA
- a CDS encoding GDP-mannose 4,6-dehydratase, which yields MKILITGGAGFIGSHLSDKLIAEGHEVTVIDDLSTGRYANIAHLEDKPGFRLIIESVLNAPLMERLIRDTDRVYHMASAVGVRLIMEQPVKTIETIFHGTDVILKFCSRYRKRVLIPSTSEVYGKGISVPFKEDDDLLTGGTDKHRWAYACAKTLDEFLALAHWKETQLQVVVCRLFNTVGPRQTGQYGMVVPRFVHAALKNEKIEIHGDGTQSRCFGHVADVVDGLTKLIETPECFGTVVNLGNSEECSINDLAKRAIALTGSSSQIKYISYDEAYGAGFEDMQRRVPSLEKAKRLIGYQPTRTLDDIINDVTAEYRKDAAGHGTHA from the coding sequence ATGAAGATACTCATCACCGGTGGCGCCGGATTCATCGGCAGCCACCTCTCCGACAAACTTATTGCCGAGGGCCACGAGGTAACGGTCATTGATGACCTCTCTACCGGCCGGTACGCAAATATCGCCCATCTCGAAGATAAACCCGGCTTTCGCCTCATCATCGAGAGCGTCCTGAACGCTCCGCTGATGGAACGGCTAATTCGCGATACGGATCGCGTTTACCACATGGCGAGTGCCGTCGGAGTACGGCTGATCATGGAACAGCCTGTCAAAACGATCGAGACGATCTTTCACGGCACCGATGTGATATTGAAGTTTTGTTCACGCTATCGCAAGCGTGTGCTTATTCCATCGACGAGCGAGGTCTACGGCAAAGGGATCTCAGTTCCGTTCAAAGAGGACGACGACCTGCTCACCGGCGGCACTGACAAACACCGATGGGCATACGCATGTGCCAAAACACTCGACGAATTTCTTGCGCTCGCCCACTGGAAGGAAACGCAGCTGCAGGTCGTTGTTTGCCGACTCTTCAATACGGTTGGTCCCCGTCAGACCGGCCAGTACGGCATGGTGGTACCGCGTTTTGTTCATGCCGCGTTGAAAAACGAAAAGATCGAGATCCACGGTGACGGCACTCAGTCACGCTGCTTCGGCCATGTCGCCGATGTCGTAGATGGATTGACGAAGTTGATCGAAACGCCGGAGTGTTTCGGCACTGTCGTAAATCTCGGCAATAGCGAAGAATGTTCGATTAACGATCTCGCCAAACGCGCGATCGCCTTGACGGGAAGTTCCAGCCAGATCAAGTACATTTCGTATGACGAAGCGTATGGTGCGGGCTTTGAAGACATGCAGCGGCGGGTTCCGAGTCTCGAAAAAGCGAAGCGTCTGATCGGTTACCAGCCAACCCGAACGCTCGATGACATCATCAATGATGTAACGGCCGAATATCGCAAGGATGCGGCCGGACATGGAACGCATGCATAA
- a CDS encoding S9 family peptidase, with protein MTIITSSFRAFSLFVLVVSLAMTAFAQALTVPQIMAEPSIAGMRVEGEKLSPDGKSVIYLWNAEGKLPRDLYLSSTDRADARIILRVRDLPPAPARTEKENKLDYGLTVRDEFVKARENALGNFEWSPDSKKLLFSQGGDLYVLMLGTTTLKRYTKTQSPEFGARFVDNDRIIYQQSGNLFVLNIADATTVQLTKEANPAQFVSVSGGVVSKDGKMLAYTVSDSSKFKALFVPNYLGEFTEAPTTRRGWSEQKLFVTPTDGSRDTPFEIKLPKQEGVGGFRRMVWASDNRSLIADRTDKDTKRRQLFYIYNAGGKDERQIIISDETDDRWQAPLSAIFEPHPKDASQVIFGSEKDGYNHIYLATLEKRTVEPNPTSVVRQENSSTAGYTGKVDVRQLTKGNWQVEWAKWTSGADEIVYLSTQDGTAEREFYAYYLPDGRANKLASFNKGMRSGPQMNDQGDEPYLIFSGSRWNQPEELFGQRVCPRCRGVSLPIQLSQTTPEAFARRTWSEPKFIDIPSRDGKVIKAKIYLPAGHNAKQKYPMAIFVHGAGYLQNTINGWNNYYREFMFNQLLTQKGYVVLDIDYRGSAGYGREWRTDVYDFLGGKDMDDHVDSIDFMVKNYGVDQKRIGVYGGSYGGFMAGMLAMRAPERIAAAAALRSVFDWKNYYASSPGYTAQRLGFPDKNPAAYKRSSPISYADKLERPLLILHGMSDDNVHVQDSVQLIEKLIRLGKTQYFEAMLYPSENHGFVRPESWTDEYTRIFTFFEKHLK; from the coding sequence ATGACAATCATCACATCGTCGTTTCGTGCGTTCAGCCTTTTTGTTCTTGTAGTTTCCCTGGCCATGACGGCCTTCGCCCAAGCTCTGACCGTGCCGCAGATAATGGCTGAGCCGTCGATCGCCGGGATGCGGGTCGAGGGCGAAAAGCTTTCGCCGGATGGAAAAAGCGTGATCTATCTTTGGAACGCCGAAGGCAAATTGCCGCGTGATCTTTATCTTTCATCGACCGACCGGGCGGATGCGAGGATTATCTTGCGAGTCAGAGACCTGCCGCCGGCTCCGGCTCGAACCGAAAAGGAAAACAAACTCGACTACGGCCTCACGGTACGTGACGAGTTCGTAAAGGCCCGCGAAAATGCTCTCGGCAATTTCGAATGGTCCCCTGATTCTAAAAAGCTGTTGTTCTCGCAGGGCGGCGATCTTTATGTTTTGATGCTCGGCACGACAACGCTCAAGCGTTATACAAAAACGCAATCGCCCGAATTCGGTGCCCGCTTCGTCGATAACGACCGCATTATTTATCAACAAAGCGGCAATCTTTTTGTCCTGAATATCGCCGACGCAACTACGGTGCAGTTGACCAAAGAGGCGAATCCGGCACAGTTCGTATCTGTTTCCGGAGGGGTGGTTTCAAAGGACGGCAAAATGCTGGCATACACGGTTTCGGATTCGTCGAAATTCAAAGCTTTGTTCGTACCGAACTATCTGGGCGAGTTTACTGAGGCACCGACAACGCGGCGAGGTTGGTCCGAACAGAAACTCTTTGTCACGCCGACCGACGGCAGCCGCGATACGCCGTTTGAGATCAAACTTCCCAAACAAGAGGGCGTCGGCGGCTTTCGCAGAATGGTTTGGGCCTCAGATAATCGCAGCTTGATCGCCGATCGAACCGACAAAGACACCAAACGCCGGCAGCTTTTTTACATTTACAACGCCGGCGGCAAAGACGAGCGGCAGATCATCATTTCCGACGAGACCGACGATAGGTGGCAAGCACCGCTGTCAGCGATCTTTGAGCCGCATCCCAAAGATGCAAGCCAGGTAATTTTCGGCTCCGAAAAGGACGGCTACAACCATATCTACCTCGCCACACTCGAAAAGCGAACTGTGGAGCCGAATCCGACTAGTGTTGTCCGTCAGGAAAATTCGTCAACCGCAGGCTACACAGGAAAGGTCGATGTAAGGCAGCTTACAAAAGGAAATTGGCAGGTGGAGTGGGCGAAATGGACGTCGGGGGCCGACGAGATCGTCTATCTTTCTACTCAGGACGGCACCGCCGAACGCGAATTCTACGCGTACTATTTACCGGACGGGCGAGCCAACAAACTTGCATCGTTCAATAAGGGTATGCGCTCGGGCCCGCAGATGAATGACCAAGGCGACGAACCTTATCTAATATTCTCCGGCTCCCGCTGGAACCAGCCCGAAGAGCTTTTCGGACAGCGGGTTTGTCCGCGTTGCCGAGGCGTTAGCCTGCCGATCCAACTTTCCCAAACAACGCCCGAGGCTTTTGCGAGACGCACGTGGAGCGAACCAAAATTCATCGACATCCCGTCCCGTGACGGCAAGGTCATCAAGGCAAAGATCTATCTGCCAGCCGGGCACAATGCTAAGCAAAAGTATCCGATGGCGATATTTGTTCATGGTGCGGGTTATCTGCAAAACACGATAAATGGCTGGAACAATTATTATCGCGAGTTCATGTTCAACCAGTTGCTGACGCAGAAAGGCTATGTCGTGCTCGACATCGACTATCGCGGCTCAGCCGGTTACGGACGCGAATGGCGGACAGATGTTTACGATTTTCTCGGCGGCAAGGACATGGACGATCACGTCGACAGCATCGATTTTATGGTCAAAAACTACGGCGTCGATCAAAAACGCATCGGCGTTTACGGCGGCAGTTACGGCGGATTTATGGCCGGCATGCTTGCAATGCGTGCGCCGGAACGGATCGCAGCGGCAGCGGCTCTGCGGTCAGTGTTTGATTGGAAGAACTATTACGCGTCATCGCCCGGTTACACGGCACAGCGTCTCGGTTTTCCGGACAAGAACCCCGCGGCCTATAAGCGCTCGTCACCGATCTCATATGCCGACAAACTCGAACGTCCGCTGTTGATCCTTCACGGGATGTCGGACGACAACGTTCACGTCCAGGATTCCGTACAATTGATCGAAAAACTCATTCGCCTCGGCAAGACACAATATTTCGAAGCGATGCTCTATCCATCCGAGAACCACGGCTTCGTACGCCCCGAAAGCTGGACCGACGAATACACTCGGATTTTTACTTTCTTCGAAAAGCACTTAAAATAA
- a CDS encoding carboxypeptidase regulatory-like domain-containing protein, whose product MHKFRSLYIAAAFLLAFVIVPTADAQSTGGVKGKVRTSNGSGIAGATVTARQKGNDVRSATANSKGEFLLDGLESGLYNLVFDANGYSSGVLYNIEIKKNKVQNLGERLMLSTDRGTQVIVNGSVFYREGTSVTAAKVELESVNSDGSTKKLASGYTSSNGEFTFRMKPGNAKLRLTAKFNGAAASKEIEVSEAAIYRLAITLDLSRTEK is encoded by the coding sequence ATGCATAAATTCAGATCCCTATATATCGCGGCCGCCTTCTTGCTCGCCTTTGTTATCGTGCCGACCGCCGACGCTCAATCGACCGGCGGCGTTAAAGGGAAGGTCCGCACCTCAAACGGCAGCGGCATCGCCGGAGCCACCGTAACCGCCCGGCAAAAGGGTAACGACGTAAGGTCTGCGACTGCAAATTCCAAAGGTGAATTTTTGCTCGACGGTCTCGAATCCGGGCTTTACAACCTCGTTTTCGACGCCAACGGCTATTCGAGCGGTGTTCTTTACAACATTGAGATCAAAAAGAATAAGGTCCAGAATCTCGGTGAGCGACTGATGTTGTCGACAGACCGAGGCACACAGGTCATCGTCAACGGCAGCGTCTTTTATAGAGAGGGCACCAGCGTGACGGCCGCCAAGGTCGAACTCGAAAGTGTCAATTCCGACGGTTCTACCAAAAAGCTTGCGAGCGGCTACACCAGTTCGAACGGCGAATTTACTTTCCGCATGAAGCCCGGCAATGCCAAACTGCGGCTCACTGCCAAGTTTAACGGTGCTGCCGCCTCAAAGGAGATCGAAGTGTCCGAAGCCGCAATATACCGCCTTGCC